Proteins encoded together in one Synechococcus sp. A15-62 window:
- a CDS encoding 16S rRNA (uracil(1498)-N(3))-methyltransferase: MKIIPTAFSLPVAERRRLLLSPDRLEQGGSVLLNTEEQHYLRRVLRLRCGEQVDVIDGCGRLTRATLMEPQLLGLDSSVQNIEPSPKPQLGLAVALMRRGMDEVVRMACELGIDRIQPLRCDHCVPQADHRPERWATIIREAVEQCERLWIPQLHEVNGLSEWIGEQDGLRLVGVTRESAAPSLDQCLRQQGNASKTTWVVTGPEGGWTSAEQSLFAQAGVRPVRMGATILRSSTAAVAGAVELVRWRDDLISS, encoded by the coding sequence TTGAAGATCATCCCGACAGCGTTTTCCCTGCCGGTGGCTGAACGCCGGCGCTTGCTTCTGTCGCCGGATCGCCTGGAGCAGGGTGGATCGGTTCTGCTCAACACCGAAGAGCAGCACTACCTGCGGAGAGTGTTGCGTCTGCGCTGTGGCGAGCAGGTGGATGTGATCGATGGCTGCGGCCGCCTCACTCGCGCAACCCTGATGGAGCCGCAGTTGCTTGGGCTCGACAGTTCAGTGCAGAACATTGAACCCTCGCCAAAACCTCAGCTGGGCCTGGCCGTGGCCTTGATGCGGCGGGGGATGGATGAGGTGGTCCGAATGGCCTGTGAGCTTGGGATTGATCGGATCCAGCCCCTGCGCTGCGATCACTGTGTTCCCCAGGCCGACCACCGACCCGAGCGCTGGGCCACGATCATTCGTGAGGCGGTGGAGCAGTGCGAGCGGTTATGGATACCGCAGCTGCATGAGGTGAACGGTTTATCCGAATGGATTGGAGAACAGGACGGTCTGCGTCTTGTAGGGGTCACACGCGAGTCGGCCGCTCCATCGTTGGATCAATGTTTGCGCCAACAGGGGAATGCAAGCAAGACCACTTGGGTGGTGACCGGTCCTGAGGGGGGATGGACTTCAGCAGAGCAGAGTCTCTTTGCCCAAGCGGGGGTCCGGCCTGTGCGGATGGGAGCAACCATCCTGCGCAGTTCGACAGCAGCGGTGGCAGGCGCGGTGGAACTGGTGCGTTGGCGCGATGACCTGATCAGCTCTTGA